In Candidatus Cohnella colombiensis, one DNA window encodes the following:
- a CDS encoding sulfite exporter TauE/SafE family protein has product MWLALMLLLLVGIVAALFGSIVGLGGGIIIVPVLVLLGKPLVGEVVTSQVAVGTSLAVLIFTALSATYTYRKQGKVDFRTGWLLFITSGPAAMLGAQLTNGIQQGPFQLSFGLFMFVMFGLMVARERLKPLNINWRIKRTFTEGNGTVHTYGYNLSLALIIGAAVGLCSGLFGIGGGSLFVPIMVLLFRFPPHVATATSMFVILLSSITGSGVHVWNGNVDWLLFAALAPGAIIGGRIGALIAARLSGKQLMWLLRATLLAMAIYLIIEGIRELK; this is encoded by the coding sequence ATGTGGTTGGCGTTAATGCTCCTATTATTAGTCGGTATCGTGGCTGCTTTATTTGGGAGTATCGTCGGTTTAGGCGGCGGGATTATTATTGTTCCCGTTCTAGTGTTGCTGGGCAAGCCTCTCGTTGGCGAAGTCGTGACCTCACAGGTCGCAGTAGGTACTTCATTAGCGGTGTTGATCTTCACGGCACTTTCAGCTACGTATACGTATCGCAAGCAGGGAAAGGTTGACTTTCGAACAGGCTGGCTCTTATTCATAACGAGCGGTCCAGCAGCAATGCTCGGAGCGCAGCTGACGAATGGGATTCAGCAAGGACCGTTTCAATTGTCCTTCGGATTATTTATGTTCGTGATGTTCGGGTTGATGGTAGCGAGGGAACGACTAAAACCACTGAACATAAATTGGCGAATAAAACGTACATTTACTGAGGGTAACGGCACTGTACATACTTATGGTTACAATCTTTCACTTGCACTAATCATTGGAGCGGCTGTGGGCTTATGTTCGGGATTATTCGGAATTGGTGGGGGATCGTTGTTCGTCCCGATCATGGTGCTGTTGTTTCGGTTCCCTCCACATGTAGCAACCGCCACCTCAATGTTTGTAATTTTACTATCTTCGATAACAGGTAGCGGTGTTCATGTGTGGAACGGCAATGTAGATTGGCTGCTGTTTGCTGCCCTTGCGCCAGGTGCAATTATCGGCGGTCGTATTGGAGCATTGATCGCAGCGCGATTAAGCGGTAAGCAGCTGATGTGGTTATTGCGGGCAACACTGCTGGCGATGGCCATTTATTTAATCATCGAAGGTATTCGAGAGCTTAAATGA
- a CDS encoding nucleoside-diphosphate sugar epimerase/dehydratase, which yields MTFRRNPLLIMFDFCTLYILAIISFAIFGIEIASGYVYLYGLIIVISVMAFMFRYNMYNRIWRYSSIGELVSVFRAVSYGSFVATVIYYIVIWDVIDPVPFLFIYQSSLLIIGGVRFVLRLSSDNYRKKGTGEFKVLIIGAGDSGTLVAKELKQNKHVNNSYIVGFIDDDPRKQSRQISGLRVLGNRNAIGQIARKWEVNQIIIAIPSAEREDVSEIVKICKETNCELKIIPQIRDIIQGKVSISRMRNVEVQDLLGRSPVSIDLEGIANFVENKVVLVTGAGGSIGSELCRQIAPFKPEKLILLGHGENSIYQIDLELRKKFPGLHICPKIMDVKNREGIMDIFANDMPQVVFHAAAYKHVPLMESNPEQAVHNNIYGTINVAEASDRYGVERFVLISTDKAVNPTSVMGATKRVSEIIIQTIGLRSATKFSAVRFGNVLGSRGSVIPTFKSQIAEGGPVTVTHPDMTRYFMTIPEAAQLVIQAGAYTERAELFILDMGEPMNIYQLAKDLIRLSGFEPHKDIEIQFIGLRPGEKLYEELLTNDEKLSTTMNNRIFIGSPLTRDKDALLREINHLESIIRYNISEAKQYVEPQLKQVY from the coding sequence ATGACATTTAGAAGAAATCCGTTGCTTATTATGTTCGACTTTTGTACATTGTACATTTTAGCAATAATCAGCTTTGCGATATTTGGTATTGAAATTGCAAGCGGGTACGTATATTTATATGGATTGATTATAGTCATCTCAGTCATGGCGTTCATGTTTCGCTATAATATGTATAACCGGATCTGGAGATATTCCAGTATCGGTGAGCTTGTCTCTGTATTTAGAGCCGTCAGTTATGGCTCCTTTGTAGCCACAGTCATCTATTATATTGTAATTTGGGATGTTATCGATCCTGTCCCATTCCTATTCATCTATCAGTCTTCTCTTCTTATAATTGGAGGAGTTCGATTTGTGTTGCGTTTAAGCAGTGATAACTATCGGAAGAAGGGCACAGGAGAATTTAAAGTTCTCATTATTGGAGCAGGTGACAGCGGCACTTTAGTAGCAAAAGAGCTTAAGCAGAATAAGCATGTCAACAATAGTTATATTGTCGGTTTTATAGATGATGATCCTCGTAAACAAAGTCGTCAGATTTCGGGTCTACGAGTTCTTGGAAATCGGAATGCGATTGGGCAGATCGCGCGCAAATGGGAAGTTAATCAAATCATTATCGCGATTCCGTCCGCTGAGCGTGAAGATGTGTCGGAAATTGTTAAAATATGCAAGGAAACAAACTGTGAGTTGAAGATCATTCCTCAGATTAGAGATATTATACAGGGTAAAGTATCCATTAGTCGGATGAGAAATGTTGAGGTTCAGGATTTACTTGGGCGTAGTCCTGTTTCAATTGATTTGGAGGGCATTGCCAATTTTGTGGAAAATAAAGTTGTGCTTGTAACAGGAGCTGGTGGCTCGATCGGCTCGGAATTATGTCGTCAAATTGCACCTTTCAAGCCTGAGAAGTTAATTCTGCTCGGTCATGGAGAGAATAGTATTTATCAAATCGATTTGGAGCTTCGTAAAAAGTTTCCCGGGCTGCACATATGTCCCAAAATTATGGATGTGAAAAACCGCGAAGGCATTATGGACATCTTCGCAAACGATATGCCTCAGGTTGTTTTTCACGCCGCTGCATATAAACATGTGCCTTTAATGGAGAGTAATCCAGAGCAGGCTGTTCACAATAACATCTACGGTACGATAAATGTGGCTGAAGCTTCTGATCGTTATGGCGTTGAACGATTTGTGTTAATCTCGACTGATAAGGCAGTAAATCCGACAAGCGTTATGGGCGCGACGAAGCGCGTCTCTGAAATTATTATACAGACGATTGGATTACGCAGTGCAACGAAGTTTTCAGCGGTGCGGTTCGGTAATGTACTAGGTAGTCGGGGCAGTGTAATTCCGACTTTCAAGTCGCAAATTGCAGAAGGGGGTCCCGTTACGGTGACACACCCGGACATGACCCGTTATTTTATGACCATACCGGAAGCTGCTCAGCTTGTTATTCAAGCGGGAGCCTATACAGAGCGGGCTGAATTGTTCATTTTGGATATGGGAGAACCGATGAACATCTATCAATTGGCCAAGGATTTGATTCGGTTATCAGGTTTTGAACCTCATAAGGACATTGAGATTCAATTTATCGGATTACGACCGGGCGAGAAGCTATACGAGGAACTGCTCACAAATGACGAGAAGCTTTCAACGACGATGAACAATCGTATCTTTATCGGATCGCCACTTACGCGAGATAAAGATGCACTGTTAAGGGAAATCAATCATTTAGAGTCGATTATTCGCTATAACATTTCAGAAGCGAAGCAATATGTTGAACCCCAATTGAAGCAAGTGTATTAA